ATGTCTATGGGGAGTGAGGAGTACATCGTCAACACCGAGTTGTTTCATTAATCGGAGTGTTTCATCGGTTAGTGGCTGGTACGAACCCATCGCAACCCGCATCGGGAGTTGATCAAAGCGTTCCATTGACTCAGCTACGCTTCCCGCAGTCTGGTTAGACATCGAACCACAATTGTGAGGTATGCTATATAACTGTATCTTATACTAGCCTGATAGTTATGGATTCGGTTATCCGTCGTATGTGAATCGATCAGTGGGCTCGAGTGCCGCAATTTCTGGACGTTCTTCTAATTTAATTTCCATTATTGATTCTGTGAATTCGTCAATTTCAGTGCTTCCTGGGACATAATGGACCGGCACGACAGTGTCGACACCCAACCATTCGGTGACGATCGCAGCTTCTCGCGGCGGAAGCGGTGCACGTGCACCGGGTGCGGCTCCAATCGGCACCAGAGCGATCTGTGGCGCGTACAACTCGCCAAACAGCTTCAGGTCACTGAAGATAGACGTGTCTCCGAGATAATAGATGTCTACAGTTTCAAACTCGAAATAGAATCCCAGCGGGGTTCCCGAGAGTTGCTGGTTGCCAGATTCGAAATACGACAGATGGCGCGTTTCGAGAGCCCGGCACCTGACATCCCCAACGTCAAACTGGTTCCCCCAGATTACCCGAGTAACTTGTTTGGCTGGCAATCCCTGATCGAGAAGATGATCGGCGACTGCGGGCTCGGTAATCACGTGTGCACCATACTCGTCCGCAATCGGGACTGTATCACCAAGATGATCGTAGGCACCGTGAGTGACGAGGATATAATCAACGTCGTCGAACGATGTTGGAGATGGCGTATCCCACGACGGTCCAGTAAACCACGGATCAACCAGTAAATGGAGATCGTTCCACTTGATACTGTAGGATGAGAGACCATAGTATTCGATGGTGGGTGCTGTCATTGGTGATTCAGTGAACCCCTTCGCTGTGA
The nucleotide sequence above comes from Halocatena marina. Encoded proteins:
- a CDS encoding MBL fold metallo-hydrolase; translated protein: MFTAKGFTESPMTAPTIEYYGLSSYSIKWNDLHLLVDPWFTGPSWDTPSPTSFDDVDYILVTHGAYDHLGDTVPIADEYGAHVITEPAVADHLLDQGLPAKQVTRVIWGNQFDVGDVRCRALETRHLSYFESGNQQLSGTPLGFYFEFETVDIYYLGDTSIFSDLKLFGELYAPQIALVPIGAAPGARAPLPPREAAIVTEWLGVDTVVPVHYVPGSTEIDEFTESIMEIKLEERPEIAALEPTDRFTYDG